The proteins below are encoded in one region of Phaseolus vulgaris cultivar G19833 chromosome 1, P. vulgaris v2.0, whole genome shotgun sequence:
- the LOC137813459 gene encoding uncharacterized protein: MFDSPRDQQPTISFPLSNEKGHITSHSYHTWGATNSALVASKKPSKSYKNCHSCNDMEVQFGTGSKVDDESGMCSPPLWSTSPSKSPHHRKNYYRCLSPASKTQAIARGQRELMEMVKNMPESSYELSLKDLVEHPRVELGQEKGVKGVKGVKGAEERKLNNKNAHARMVDKKGQVKRSGKIDSGGFYLKLVFPISLGSKKKTKNEALVNSCANKVSPRTSLSDGSAKGVDKEWWKKSLSASGGESDSGVSSINSGSMKSSASSNSSSSSRSNSRHEVSGSSCWPFLGRLETLSQK; this comes from the exons ATGTTTGATTCACCAAGAGACCAACAACCCACCATTTCTTTTCCTCTGTCGAATGAAAAAGGACACATAACATCTCATAGTTATCACACTTGGGGAGCCACAAACTCTGCCTTAGTAGCTTCTAAGAAACCATCAAAAAGCTACAAAAATTGTCACAGCTGCAACGACATGGAAGTGCAATTCGGAACAGGATCAAAGGTGGATGATGAGTCTGGCATGTGTTCCCCTCCTTTGTGGTCCACAAGTCCATCAAAGAGTCCCCATCACCGCAAAAACTACTACCGGTGCCTTTCCCCTGCATCCAAGACTCAAGCCATTGCAAGAGGCCAAAGGGAGCTCATGGAAATGGTTAAGAACATGCCTGAGTCAAGCTACGAGCTTTCTCTCAAAGATCTGGTGGAACACCCCAGAGTTGAACTTGGACAAGAGAAAGGGGTGAAAGGGGTTAAAGGGGTGAAAGGGGCAGAGGAGAGGAAATTGAACAACAAAAATGCGCATGCTAGAATGGTTGATAAGAAGGGTCAGGTGAAGAGAAGTGGGAAAATTGACAGTGGAGGGTTTTATTTGAAACTGGTGTTTCCAATTTCTCTGGGATCCAAAAAGAAGACCAAGAATGAGGCCTTGGTGAATAGTTGTGCAAACAAGGTGTCTCCAAGAACATCGCTTTCTGATGGATCTGCTAAGGGTGTTGATAAAGAGTGGTGGAAGAAGAGCCTTTCAGCATCTGGTGGAGAGAGTGATAGTGGTGTTTCCAGCATTAATAGTGGAAGCATGAAGAGTTCTGCTAGCAGCAACAGTAGCAGTAGTAGCAGAAGTAACAGCAG GCATGAAGTGAGTGGTAGTAGTTGCTGGCCTTTCCTAGGAAGACTCGAAACCCTATCACAAAAATAG